Proteins from one Sarcophilus harrisii chromosome 2, mSarHar1.11, whole genome shotgun sequence genomic window:
- the SFTPB gene encoding pulmonary surfactant-associated protein B has protein sequence MASAGTLPLLLLLLPLSSPSPSPVAAARIPTLSACAQDLEFQCQDIETAILCGSLGRCFQKVWGHANEDDLCQECQDIMTILTKMAKETIFKKTIKNFLEEECSKLLMKLMVPSCQRMVDEYLSLLITHFQGQIPKRICGSLGLCEDKTLLSSWEPESRAFSENLVPAFLEDFPGRPGAHTQDLIKQNFPIPLPFCWLCRTLLKKVQSVIPKSVLALAVSQVCHIVPLVAGGICQCLAERYTVILIDAVMSRVLPQLVCGLLLRCSTEQTYNLGLLPNQWTPSDPDCRLCVSVTSWAASELRGNSTERDVEKTLLSICNNPQLDWQECQGLVEQFYPSLRSLLHQGQDPHIICQTLGMCETELSQPRTPACAQGPTFWCSSIQTAKECHALLYCKIHGQD, from the exons ATGGCTTCAGCTGGAACCCtcccactgctgctgctgctgctgcctctctccagccccagccccagccccg TTGCAGCAGCTCGAATCCCCACCCTATCAGCTTGTGCCCAAGATCTCGAGTTCCAGTGTCAGGATATTGAGACGGCTATTCTCTGTGGATCCCTCGGTCGGTGCTTCCAGAAGGTCTGGGGACATGCTAATGAA gATGACCTTTGCCAGGAATGTCAGGACATCATGACCATTCTCACCAAGATGGCTAAAGAGACAATTTTCAAG AAAACCATTAAGAACTTCCTAGAGGAAGaatgttccaaattactaatGAAGCTCATGGTCCCAAGTTGCCAGCGCATGGTGGATGAGTACTTGTCTCTCCTCATCACACACTTCCAGGGACAGATT CCAAAGCGGATATGTGGGAGTCTCGGCCTGTGTGAAGACAAGACCCTCCTCTCATCGTGGGAGCCAGAATCTCGAGCTTTCTCAGAGAATCTGGTCCCAGCATTTCTGGAGGATTTCCCAGGGAGACCTGGGGCTCATACCCAG GACCTCATCAAACAGAATTTTCCCATCCCGCTTCCATTCTGTTGGCTCTGCCGAACCCTACTCAAGAAGGTTCAATCTGTGATCCCCAAG TCTGTGCTGGCACTGGCTGTTTCTCAAGTGTGTCACATCGTGCCCCTGGTGGCCGGTGGCATCTGCCAGTGCCTGGCTGAGCGCTACACCGTCATCCTGATAGATGCAGTGATGAGCCGCGTCTTACCCCAACTGGTCTGCGGTCTGCTCCTTCGGTGCTCCACTGAACAGACCTATAACCTAG GACTTCTCCCAAACCAGTGGACACCCTCCGACCCAGACTGCCGCCTCTGTGTCTCAGTGACCAGCTGGGCAGCATCAGAACTGCGGGGGAACAGCACTGAGAGAGACGTAGAGAAAACCCTCCTCAGCATCTGCAACAACCCCCAGCTGGACTGGCAGGAG TGCCAAGGTTTGGTGGAGCAATTCTATCCCTCACTACGGTCCTTGCTGCACCAAGGCCAAGACCCCCACATCATCTGCCAG ACCCTGGGGATGTGTGAGACAGAGCTCAGTCAGCCTCGGACTCCGGCCTGTGCCCAGGGCCCGACCTTCTGGTGTTCCAGCATCCAGACTGCCAAGGAGTGCCAT GCTTTGCTGTATTGCAAAATCCACGGGCAGGATTGA